The sequence below is a genomic window from Mobula hypostoma chromosome X1, sMobHyp1.1, whole genome shotgun sequence.
ATCAGTGGTTTGAAGAAGATAAGAAGGTCCTTGTGGTTGATGACACCCATCATGATTTGAAACGCCTGGACTATCTCTTTGATCTTGCCAGAGACAAGGACTACATTGTCTTCATTGTTAACTGTAGAATGGAGGAGAGCAACAACTTCCAGCTTCTGGTCAAAAACAGCCACTGGAAATTCTCTGTGGAGATGATGGAACAGCTGGAGCCAATTTTGAAGAAGAACATAATCCCATACTACTTTGGTTGGTTCTTGGTGAAAGAGGATGGGGAGAAGATGCGCAGAATTGCAATGCAATTCCTGGATCAGCTCAGCAAAAATGAGACATTTCTgaaagagtttgtaaaatgtatatAGTTTTTTTTGTTATTGAATATTTTTTTGGTGTTGGGATGGGCTGGACCTTTGTCTCACAGGCACAGTCCTGGCTGATTTAATTCCACTGAAAGTTTTTTGCAGTGCCTGAAGCACTGCTTTATATATTGTAATCCAGTGACCAGCCTCTTCCTGAAGGCTGAGGCAGGGTTACGAGGTCAGAGCAGCTGTCCAGAGTGTCTCCATCCTCTGTTGGCAAGCTGTAGAGACATCACAACACTGCCTATTGCAGTCCTCAACCAACCTACTGAACACAAACAGCAGGGAAAGTCAATGCTAGCTTGATAAGAATGGATTGGAGTGGATGAGCCTTTAAATGCATATGCGATAAATAAACGATAAAATTTGAGATATCTGCAGCTGTGAGATGGCCTTTCAGCTCATTACATCAATGCCAGCCAATcaccaaaaataaaaataaagcaaaaaagCCCAGGTAGATtgaactaggcagaaaaacagGTTGGCAAGGACTTGATGGGACGAAGGgtgtgcttctgtgctgtagtgctctatgactcttggCTGTGCATTAAATGTATTTTGTTTACTGCAGATGTGGAATGGGACTCCAGCAAGGATTTCAACCTGCAGGAGTATTTCCAGAAGACCCCCAGGATGTTGCATTGTACCACAAAGTTCTGCAACTATGGAAAGGTTCCAAATTGTGAATCTTATGCTGAGGCCAAGGTTAGTAACTGGCTCTTCAATTGCAACTTATTGTTAGAATACAAATTGACTAGAAGTTCAAGCTCATTGCCATGAGTGAACGTACCCAGGGTATAATGCCATAAAAATTagccttttgcagcagcagcacagtgcgtTACAAATATAAATCATACAAATTTAAATTAACAAATTATATGTAGCTTACACAACACAGTAAACAAAAACAACAATAACATTCAAACAAGTTGGGGAAAATATAGTCTGAGGTTTTTTCACGTCAGCTCAAGAATCTGATGGCACTGGGGAGAAAACTGgggcttcaggctcttgtacttcctgcctgatggcaacaatgaggaGGTGACATGGCCTGATTTggtggggctccttaatgattgctgttgccttcctgatACATTGCCTCTTGTCGAcgacctcaatggtggggagagcggTACTCATGAAAGAATTGGCAGAACCTACCACGCTGTAGTCTAttgtgttcctgtgcattggagtttccataccaggcctcaATGCAACCGGTCAGAACTGTATGTATGTACAATTTGTCAGTCATCGATAGCAGACCAAACTTCCCTAACCTTCTAACAAAGCAGAGACACTGGTGAGgttctccctggtaggttccagtacaagctgcgctaagaatccatctcggaggcacgCCACAAACTCCCTTATCCGGATTATTTCAGAAGGTTATCCTTCCAGCTCCAGAGTGTTTATTCTGCATGCTAAGGTTCTATTTCTCAGGGagagtggggtggtgggggtgggggtggagagagagagaattaatCTAAATCTGTAGGATTACTTTTGTAGGGCTTTGAAGGAGGTGcaaagtgaatcagaatcaggtttattatcaccggcatgtgacgtgaaatttgttaacttagcagcagttcaatgcaatacataatatagcagagaaaaaaataaacaagtaaatcaattacagtatacgtatattgaatagtttttaaagtgcaagaacagaaatactgaatattaaaaaaaagtgaggtagtgtccaagggttcaatgcccatttaggaaccggatggcagagggaagaagctattcctgaatcactgagtgtgtgccttcaggcttctgtacctccttcctgatggtaacagtgacaaaagggtatgccctgggtgctggaggtccttaataatggacactgcctttctgagacaccactccctgaagatgtcctgggtaattaGTAGGCTAgaacccaaaatggagctgactagatttataaccctctgcagcttctttcggtcctgtgcagtagcccctccataccagtcagtgatgcagcctgtcagaacgctctccacagtacaactatagaagtttttgagtgtatttgttgacataccaaatcacttcaaactcctaataaagtatagccgctgtcttgccttctttataactacatcaatatgttgggcaacatacatcaaagttgctggtgaacgcagcaggccaggcagcatctataggaagaggcgcagtcgacgtttcaggccgagacccttcgtcaggactaacttcctgacgaagggtctcggcctgaaacgtcgactgcgcctcttcctgtagatgctgcctggcctgctgcgttcaccagcaactttgatgtatgttgcttgaatttccagcatctgcagaattcctgttgtttgcatcaatatgttgggaccaggttagattctcagaaatcttgacacccaggaacttgaaactgctcactctctccacttctgatccctctatgaggattggtatgtgttccttcgtcttacccttcctgaagtccacagtcagctctttcatcttactgacattgagtgtcaggttgttactgtggcaccactccactagctggcatatctcactcctgtacgccctctcctcaccatctgagattctaccaacaatggttgtatcatcagcaaatttatagatggtatttgagctatgcctggccacacagtcatgggtatagagagtgtagagcagtgggctaagcacacacccctgaggtgcgccagtgttgattgtcagcgaggtggagatgttatttccaatacgcacagattgtggtcttccggttagaaagttgaggatccagttgcagatggaggtacagaggcccaggttctgtagtttgttgatcaggactgtgggaatgatggtgttaaatgttgaactatagtcaataaacagcatcctgacataggtaatagtattgtccaggtgatttaaggccacatgaagagccattgagattgcgtttgCCTTAGACCtatgtggcgataggcaaattgcagtgggtccaggtccttgctgaggcaaaatttgattctagccatgaccaacctctcaaagcatttcatcactgtcgatgtgagtgctaccgggtgatagtcattaaggcagctcgcaTTATTattcttaggcattggtataattgttgcctttttgaagcaagtggaaacttccaGACGTAGCAGTGGGAGatttcagaaccttaccaggtacttCATCGGGAATGACGCAAATGATGTGGTGGGTGGAGAAGGCGTGCAAAGTTTAGCCAAATTGTCTGGAGGAGGTGTAAATAGAAGGAGAAGAATCTGTATGGAGGAGAAAGTTGTTAAAAATACTGCATCTATGAGGTACAGAACATtgttgggaatctgaaataatgctggaaatactcaggcaGGTCTGCATCTGCAGAGAAAGACTGAATTATTGTAATGCTAGCTGACTTTACATTAAAACTGACCATTTTTAACACAAACTGGAAAGGTTAGTTATCTAAGATTGTTGAATATAATGTGAGTCCTCGAGAGAGGTGAAAGTAAACCACCGCAGGACAGTACAGAGTTATGGTAAACAAGTGATCAAAAATGTGCCTTTATCACACGTGGTTGACTTACTTCTTTGCTCTGTTTTTGACGTTTGTG
It includes:
- the LOC134340512 gene encoding 2',3'-cyclic-nucleotide 3'-phosphodiesterase-like yields the protein MLRFQESLKATNEQDTLLLRLGEGERGKSEGSAVAEVFGTAGARVLMDEHQKQLWPEEEEHEGAGSCGDEKALPRGSRSHITLACAPGVQAVQTGIDLLSILKIEEEKPNPEFHITLEEGQLLGLGQGIRSLFRMGGKTSKTKPVPYTSFPFLDDSDTIEAIKAVHSLFILRGLPGSGKSTIAKKITEKYSGISAVASADDFELIPQVDESEADRSRYDRLDQKIHQWFEEDKKVLVVDDTHHDLKRLDYLFDLARDKDYIVFIVNCRMEESNNFQLLVKNSHWKFSVEMMEQLEPILKKNIIPYYFGWFLVKEDGEKMRRIAMQFLDQLSKNETFLKEFVKYVEWDSSKDFNLQEYFQKTPRMLHCTTKFCNYGKVPNCESYAEAKQVETSRRSSGRFQNLTRYFIGNDANDVVGGEGVQSLAKLSGGGVNRRRRICMEEKVVKNTASMRYRTLLGI